The genome window CACCGTTTACACCACGAACCGGAAGGTTCTGGATGTCTTCACCACTAATCGTTTTTTCTGCCCCAACGGCATCCTTCGCGATCAATGGTTTTTCATAAACGATTTCAACGGATGTGACGGTTGAATTTTCCTCTACCAGAGCAAAATTCAGTTCAGTGGTACGTCCGGAACTAATCCGTACGCCCAATTCACTTTTGTTTTTGTAACCGACGAACGATGCTCTCACATTGTAGGAACCGACAGGTACCCCAATGATAAAGTAGTTTCCGTTTACGTCGCTTACCGCTCCCAACTGAGTGCCCTCCACCTGTACAGTGGCACCCGGGATTCCGGTTCCCGCAGCAGCGTCGGTGACGCGCCCGGAAATCTTACCCGTGTTTTGTGCCAACGCCAGGAAAGGAAGGCAAAGCAGTGTTAGCACTAGTGTACTCCATTTGCGAGACATATGCTACCTCCTCCGTAATGGGTTGTTTGGTAATGATTTGGGTTGTTGTTTGTTTGGCTGAATGCTAAAGTGAGTTTCACTTCAGGGTTGGCTGATAAAAAACCGTCTTGGAGCAGGGAGGGCTAATCCCGGGCCACGAGACGGCGGTTGGTTTCATGTTTATGGGCAGCGTGTGCTGTTTGGGTCGGAACGTATGTTGAGCAGCAGTAACCATTTACCATATACTACTTTTGTTTTTAGATCAATGGTGGGGTTCATGACACCTCAATATACGACGGCTTTTACCGAACTCAAATATAGCAACCCAATAAGATTAATGTCAAGAAAAACAAATTCCCTTTCAAAATCAAGTCAATTTTACGTCCCCGCAACTTATTAAAGGCTGAAAGCGCTAACAGCTTGTTTTTACTTAACAAATCGCTTGACTATTTTGAATTTCTACAATGCAAAAACATATCTATATCACACTATTTAAACTTAAATATTTTAATTTATTAATTTCTACTCATCGCCATATGGTCTCCCTCTCTGGGTGCAATTCTTAAATATTTTTTGACTGAAAGCGTTATCTGGATAAAAAAATCGGCCTTATCCAAAGAAACACAGACAGAAAGCCCATCCGATTCAGTCAACGCCAACAGAAAAGGTTGTCCGAATAACGGACAACCTTTTCTGTTGTTTGGTGGCGCGTTCCTTATGGCACATAGACTACTTTAACATTTCGAACGCCATCTATGGCCTCAATTTGTGTTTTTACCACTTCTGTTATGGTATCGTCCACACATACTGCCGTGATGGCTTCCCCCCCTTTCCCCGAACGTCCAAGGGTAAAAGTGGCAATATTGATTTGGTTTTCTGCCAAAATACGCCCAACGGCAGCAACCATACCGGGACGGTCCACATTGGTATAAAATAAAATATGGCCCTCTGGCTTCACTTCGAGCGGGAACCCGTCTATTTGAACCATTCGCGGATCTTCCCCGACAAAAACCGTTCCTGCCAGTTTACGTATGCCCGAAGACGTATGGAAGGTAATTTCGAGCAATTCCGTAAAGTTTCCGGCATCGTCACTCCGCTGTTCTTCGAACACCACCCCCATTTCGTGGGCAATCACCGAAGCATTAATGTAGTTCACGTAGCTATGCCATTTCGATAAAATGCCACGCATTACAGCCAACGAGAGCAATTCGGAATATCGTTTGGGGACGTCCCCCATACAGCGAACCACCACTTTTTGGAGCGAACCATCCATCAGTTGTCCGGTCACCTGACCCAGTTTTTCTGCCAGTTTCAGGAAAGACTGAACTTCGCTGCGGGCAGCCATACGAATAGCAAAGGAGTTCACCGACGTCCGGACGGAGCGCCCTTGTAGCGCTTCAATCAATTCAGCAGTGACTTCTTCCGCCACTTTAAATTGGGCTTCTTTGGTAGAGGCGGCAATATGAGGGGTTGCGACCACATTCGGATGTTCAATTAATGGGCGCAAATGGGGGCTTGGCGGCTCTGTGGAATACACATCTAAGGCCGCTCCACCCACCTGACCCGACTCCAAGGCCGCAAGAAGGTCTGCTTCATTGATGATTTCGCCTCTTGCACAATTCACCACCAGAACGCCTTTTTTACACTT of Bacteroidetes Order II. bacterium contains these proteins:
- a CDS encoding phosphoglycerate dehydrogenase, which translates into the protein MKQKVIITDAVDQACATMLEAKGIQADVRLKLPKEELKAILPEYEGWIIRSGTKITAELIEAATNLKVIGRAGVGVDNVDLDAATRRGVLVMNSPDGNTLSTAEHTCAMMQSLARHLPQAHASLKSGAWERNKFNGTEIFGKTLGVIGAGKIGRAVAERMRGFGMNVLAYDPMLNYAVAERLGIALVSLNELYAQSDIITVHTPLTEETNGLLNRETFAKCKKGVLVVNCARGEIINEADLLAALESGQVGGAALDVYSTEPPSPHLRPLIEHPNVVATPHIAASTKEAQFKVAEEVTAELIEALQGRSVRTSVNSFAIRMAARSEVQSFLKLAEKLGQVTGQLMDGSLQKVVVRCMGDVPKRYSELLSLAVMRGILSKWHSYVNYINASVIAHEMGVVFEEQRSDDAGNFTELLEITFHTSSGIRKLAGTVFVGEDPRMVQIDGFPLEVKPEGHILFYTNVDRPGMVAAVGRILAENQINIATFTLGRSGKGGEAITAVCVDDTITEVVKTQIEAIDGVRNVKVVYVP